A window of the Synechococcus sp. JA-3-3Ab genome harbors these coding sequences:
- the uvrB gene encoding excinuclease ABC subunit UvrB, giving the protein MSEFQLVSSYQPTGDQPKAIAGLVKSILEGHRFQTLLGATGTGKTFTIAHTIQQVGRPTLVMAPNKTLAAQLCNELRELFPYNAVEYFISYYDYYQPEAYVPSTDTYIAKSSSINDEIDMLRHSATRSLFERRDVIVVASVSCIYGLGMPEEYLKASIPFQVGQEINQREVLRDLAGIQYERNDLELARGRFRVKGDVLEIVPAYEDRVIRIEFFGDEIEAIRLIDPVTGEILTSLSALRVYPARHFVTPEAQLQQAILNIEQELEEQLAFFRKQGKLLEAQRLEQRTRYDLEMLREVGYCNGIENYSRHLTGRKEGEPPACLVDYFKANDWLLVVDESHVTVPQIRGMYNGDRARKQVLVDHGFRLPSALDNRPLKAEEFWAKVHQCVFVSATPGNWELEQSGAQFETVVENGKTLKFYVPGTGRVIEQVIRPTGVVDPEVHVRPTAGQVEDLLGEIYLRLERSQQGLPERVIVTTLTKRMAEDLTEYLQERGIRVRYLHSEISSIERIEILQDFREGAFDVLVGVNLLREGLDLPEVSLVAILDADKEGFLRAERSLIQMIGRAARNVRGTVVMYADTLTGSMARAIAETQRRREIQLQYNRQHNITPKPIIKKNSNAILSFLAISRKLNSQDLEKAFPVADEIPLSEIPELIGQLELKMKAAAKNLEFEEAAQLRDQIKKLRQRLLGHHQST; this is encoded by the coding sequence ATGTCGGAGTTTCAACTGGTTTCTTCCTATCAGCCCACGGGGGATCAACCCAAGGCGATTGCCGGCTTGGTGAAGTCGATTTTAGAGGGCCATCGCTTTCAAACCCTGCTGGGGGCAACCGGAACCGGCAAAACGTTTACCATTGCCCATACTATCCAGCAAGTCGGCAGGCCCACCTTGGTGATGGCTCCCAACAAAACCTTGGCCGCCCAACTGTGTAACGAGCTGCGAGAGCTTTTTCCCTACAATGCCGTCGAATATTTCATCAGCTATTACGACTATTATCAACCGGAAGCCTATGTGCCCAGCACCGATACTTACATCGCCAAGTCTTCTTCCATCAACGATGAGATCGACATGTTGCGGCACTCCGCTACCCGCTCTCTATTTGAACGGCGAGATGTCATCGTGGTGGCCTCGGTAAGCTGCATCTACGGCTTGGGCATGCCGGAGGAATACCTGAAGGCTTCCATCCCCTTCCAAGTCGGCCAGGAGATCAACCAGCGGGAGGTCTTGCGGGATCTGGCCGGCATTCAGTACGAGCGCAACGACCTGGAGCTGGCGCGGGGGCGATTTCGCGTCAAGGGCGATGTGCTGGAAATTGTGCCGGCGTATGAAGATCGGGTGATCCGCATTGAATTTTTTGGCGATGAGATCGAGGCCATTCGCCTGATTGATCCGGTTACAGGTGAGATTTTGACCAGCCTCAGCGCCCTCAGAGTCTACCCGGCTCGCCACTTTGTAACGCCAGAAGCCCAGTTGCAGCAGGCGATCCTCAACATTGAGCAGGAGCTGGAGGAGCAACTGGCTTTCTTTCGCAAACAAGGCAAGCTACTGGAAGCCCAACGGCTAGAACAGCGCACCCGCTACGACCTGGAAATGCTGCGGGAGGTGGGCTATTGCAACGGCATCGAAAACTACTCTCGGCACCTGACGGGGCGCAAGGAAGGGGAGCCGCCTGCTTGTTTAGTGGATTATTTCAAGGCCAACGATTGGCTCTTGGTGGTGGACGAATCCCACGTCACCGTGCCGCAAATCCGCGGCATGTACAATGGGGATCGCGCCCGCAAGCAGGTGCTGGTGGATCACGGGTTTCGCCTGCCCAGCGCCCTCGACAACCGCCCTCTCAAAGCCGAGGAGTTCTGGGCCAAAGTCCACCAATGCGTCTTTGTTTCCGCCACGCCCGGCAACTGGGAACTGGAGCAAAGCGGAGCCCAATTTGAAACGGTGGTGGAAAACGGCAAAACCCTGAAGTTCTATGTGCCGGGCACCGGTCGGGTTATAGAACAGGTCATTCGGCCCACCGGGGTGGTGGATCCGGAAGTGCATGTCCGCCCCACAGCCGGGCAGGTGGAGGATTTGTTGGGAGAGATCTACCTGCGATTGGAACGTTCGCAGCAGGGCCTCCCGGAACGGGTCATTGTGACCACCCTCACCAAACGCATGGCCGAAGATCTCACAGAATACTTGCAAGAACGCGGGATCCGGGTTCGCTATTTGCATTCCGAGATCAGCTCAATTGAGCGGATCGAAATTTTACAAGATTTTCGCGAAGGAGCTTTTGACGTACTGGTAGGGGTCAATTTGTTGCGGGAAGGGTTGGATTTGCCGGAAGTCTCCTTGGTGGCCATTTTGGACGCGGATAAAGAGGGATTTTTGCGGGCGGAGCGATCCCTGATTCAGATGATCGGGCGAGCAGCGCGCAATGTCCGTGGCACGGTGGTGATGTACGCCGACACCCTGACCGGCAGCATGGCCCGGGCCATCGCCGAAACCCAGCGCCGCCGGGAGATTCAATTGCAATACAACCGCCAACACAACATCACTCCTAAGCCCATTATTAAGAAAAACAGCAACGCCATTCTGTCTTTTTTGGCCATCTCCCGCAAACTCAACAGCCAAGACCTGGAAAAAGCCTTTCCAGTTGCAGACGAAATCCCTCTTTCGGAGATTCCAGAGCTGATCGGCCAACTGGAACTGAAGATGAAAGCAGCGGCCAAAAACCTGGAATTTGAAGAAGCTGCGCAACTGCGAGACCAAATTAAAAAGCTGCGCCAACGCCTTTTGGGCCACCATCAGAGCACTTAA
- a CDS encoding CobW family GTP-binding protein, translating into MKAQLPVTILTGFLGSGKTTLLKRILQEEHGLRIGVILNEFGEISIDGELVNMPQGGLMQLSNGCLCCTVREDLERAARELLQHAQALDYLVVETSGVADPRQVAELFVQRTFHEELRLDGMVTLVDGAEYWRNFQRSQTTAHQISSADILLLNKVDLITPAEQEKILLDLRRYNPDAPCLPTTHAQVPLARILDVHAFRPELWDPKLSAAEAEGHAHPSHHLEEDGIQSLSFQLQQPLDLAAFRDWLQDLPETIFRAKGVLWVADEPQRVIFHQVGRRQTLFLEREWDPDEPRWSKIVFIGKELEREALAAGLNRLCRATAACP; encoded by the coding sequence ATGAAAGCTCAGCTTCCGGTTACAATTTTGACGGGCTTTTTGGGCAGTGGTAAAACCACCCTGCTCAAGCGCATCTTGCAGGAGGAACACGGGCTGCGCATCGGGGTTATCCTCAACGAGTTTGGCGAGATCTCCATCGATGGCGAACTGGTCAACATGCCCCAAGGAGGGCTGATGCAGCTCAGCAACGGCTGTCTCTGCTGCACGGTGCGGGAGGATCTCGAACGGGCGGCTCGCGAGCTGCTTCAGCATGCCCAGGCGTTGGACTACCTGGTGGTGGAGACCAGCGGCGTGGCGGATCCCAGGCAGGTGGCCGAGCTGTTTGTACAGAGAACCTTCCACGAGGAGCTGCGCCTGGATGGGATGGTGACCCTGGTAGATGGGGCCGAGTACTGGCGCAACTTCCAGCGGTCCCAAACTACCGCCCACCAGATCAGCAGCGCCGACATCTTGCTCCTGAACAAGGTAGATTTGATCACCCCAGCCGAACAAGAGAAGATCCTGTTAGATCTGCGTCGCTACAACCCCGACGCTCCCTGTCTGCCCACCACCCACGCCCAGGTGCCCCTGGCCCGCATTTTGGATGTGCACGCCTTTCGCCCAGAGCTGTGGGATCCCAAGCTCTCCGCTGCCGAGGCTGAAGGTCACGCTCACCCCAGTCACCATCTGGAAGAAGACGGGATCCAATCTCTGAGCTTTCAACTGCAGCAACCGCTGGATCTGGCGGCCTTCCGCGATTGGCTGCAGGATCTGCCGGAGACGATTTTTCGCGCCAAGGGGGTGCTGTGGGTTGCGGACGAGCCGCAGCGGGTTATCTTTCATCAGGTGGGCCGACGACAGACCCTCTTCTTGGAGCGGGAGTGGGATCCCGATGAGCCGCGTTGGTCAAAAATTGTCTTCATCGGCAAGGAACTAGAGCGGGAAGCGCTGGCCGCCGGCCTCAACCGGCTGTGTCGGGCAACCGCCGCCTGCCCATGA
- a CDS encoding chromophore lyase CpcT/CpeT produces MSVSPQLAQLATWMAGHFNNLHQAIAEPVWFANIHVYQCPLPWSVFQGIGFYVEQLYDIYPDQPYRQRVIHLFETPDGIRIQNYALGSPEAYKCAGRDLGKLASLAAAELELLPGCAVQVEWTGSCYRGRSVPGKGCIVERKGRTTYLYSEFEIGADYFHSLDQGRDPETDQVVWGSLSGPFRFVKKQDFSCYLPRWS; encoded by the coding sequence ATGTCGGTTTCGCCGCAACTGGCCCAACTGGCCACCTGGATGGCCGGACATTTCAACAATCTGCACCAGGCTATAGCCGAGCCGGTCTGGTTCGCCAACATTCACGTCTACCAATGCCCTCTGCCGTGGTCGGTGTTTCAGGGGATAGGGTTTTACGTGGAGCAACTGTACGATATCTACCCCGACCAGCCCTACCGGCAGCGGGTCATCCACCTTTTCGAGACGCCAGACGGGATCCGCATTCAAAACTACGCCCTGGGATCCCCGGAGGCCTACAAATGTGCTGGCCGAGATCTGGGAAAACTGGCCAGCCTAGCGGCGGCAGAGCTGGAGCTTTTGCCCGGCTGCGCGGTTCAGGTGGAATGGACGGGATCCTGCTACCGGGGCCGCAGCGTACCCGGCAAGGGCTGTATCGTCGAGCGCAAGGGCAGAACCACCTACCTCTATAGCGAGTTTGAAATCGGGGCCGACTACTTCCACAGCCTGGATCAGGGGCGCGATCCCGAAACAGATCAGGTGGTCTGGGGATCCCTTTCCGGGCCCTTTCGGTTTGTTAAAAAACAGGATTTTTCCTGCTACTTGCCCCGCTGGAGCTAG
- the rlmN gene encoding 23S rRNA (adenine(2503)-C(2))-methyltransferase RlmN, protein MSAPPLPLLGQSLAALKDWAVEQGQPAYRGQQLHTWLYHKGIRSLQEVTVFPKAWREALQEYPVGRSQVVQRIESRDGTVKFLLQLADGELIETVGIPTARRLTVCVSSQVGCPMACNFCATGKMGYRRNLKLHEILDQVLTVQEDFGRRVSHVVFMGMGEPLLNRDTVVQAIRSLNQDIGIGQRHITLSTVGVPRQIPWLAQQDLQITLAVSLHAPNQELRQQLIPSAAHYPLDALIQDCRDYMLCSGRRISFEYTLLAGVNDLPIHARQLAHLLRQASQAGARLHVNLIPYNPIAEADYQRPHPTRVAEFVRLLEEHHVQVSVRQTRGLDSNAACGQLRGSFLRASPEPAPGRS, encoded by the coding sequence ATGTCTGCCCCACCCCTTCCCCTGCTTGGGCAATCCCTAGCTGCCTTGAAAGACTGGGCGGTTGAGCAAGGGCAGCCGGCCTACCGCGGCCAACAACTGCACACCTGGCTCTACCACAAAGGGATCCGCTCCCTGCAGGAGGTGACGGTCTTTCCCAAGGCCTGGCGCGAGGCGCTGCAAGAGTATCCCGTGGGGCGCTCCCAGGTGGTGCAGCGGATAGAATCCCGCGATGGCACGGTCAAGTTTTTGCTGCAGTTGGCGGATGGGGAGTTGATCGAGACGGTGGGGATCCCGACCGCCAGGCGGCTGACCGTCTGCGTCTCCTCCCAGGTGGGCTGCCCCATGGCCTGCAACTTCTGCGCCACCGGCAAGATGGGCTACCGGCGCAACCTCAAGCTGCACGAAATTCTGGATCAGGTGTTAACGGTGCAGGAGGACTTTGGCCGCCGCGTCAGCCATGTGGTCTTCATGGGCATGGGCGAGCCCCTGCTCAACCGCGACACGGTGGTGCAGGCCATCCGCAGCCTGAACCAAGATATCGGCATCGGCCAGCGGCACATCACCCTCTCCACCGTGGGCGTGCCCCGCCAAATCCCCTGGCTGGCCCAGCAGGATCTGCAAATTACCCTAGCCGTCAGCCTGCACGCCCCCAACCAGGAGCTGCGGCAGCAGTTGATCCCTTCCGCAGCCCACTACCCCCTGGACGCCCTTATTCAAGATTGCCGCGACTACATGCTCTGCAGCGGGCGGCGGATTAGCTTTGAGTATACGCTGCTGGCCGGGGTCAACGACCTGCCCATCCATGCCCGTCAATTGGCCCACCTGCTGCGCCAGGCCAGCCAGGCGGGGGCACGCCTGCACGTCAACCTAATCCCATACAACCCCATTGCCGAGGCCGACTATCAGCGCCCCCACCCGACGCGGGTGGCGGAGTTCGTCCGCCTGCTTGAAGAACACCACGTGCAGGTCAGCGTGCGCCAAACCCGCGGTCTGGATAGCAACGCTGCCTGTGGCCAGTTGCGGGGATCCTTTTTGCGCGCTTCCCCTGAGCCGGCCCCTGGCCGTTCCTAG
- a CDS encoding sensor histidine kinase produces MLFSSIASRMRLPSLASRSIPLQVALLLPLLLAVAGGAGGVSYLSWRAGRQMALQLAEHLKREVNHRAEENLHRYLQAPLQVNALTEGAVRWGLLPNLAAPQPPDLEVLEAYFARQLQQFPELSYVGFVSEQGGFITARRHADGSIWTYHTPGLKPGSVQGRQRDPESGDPTGLTRQLGFVDLRRLSWFPAVLQQEGARRTWVVSNFFVESPHQRPERLVLRALPLADGEGGVYGSLVAALSAQQLQAFLEDLQVSLGYPGVSWLLDEEGQVVAGTEELSPHPLLLAVQAQVGSWETAASQDLLRLRVDRIRYLAQVTAIQDEGGLSFYFVQGIPEEILLAPVYRSTQQAALLGGGLLLGFLGAGILLSEALSRPLRRLTQIAEQFVQTGIPAWPPVDPGPIWEVQTLAKAWQQAAASQQALLDRLWQQQQQYRAVVEQQTELICRSLPDSRITYVNPAYLRFFGCSAEETIGRRWVDSLPPQEREAVLQSLAALTPERPFYRSEREYPGESGQSRWVSWVDQGIFDSQGQLVEILAVGREITEQKRAQQQLEALNRELEAQVALRTAKLQQALCFEAVLRSLSGQMVASLNEGEILEEVVKSLAEALHLSGCHILLTGAGGSGWIPACSFPEEADPVYLNDPELVHLLHSHAFLEQPWEVHRCCQKEKGGHWVQLLACSLWDKQERLGVLLVERQQEFSEAERQLAYQVANLCALALRQARLYEAAQAQVKELERLNLLKDDFLSTVSHELRTPMANVRMALQMLQIAHNNSEKQQHYFAIALKECNRQIELINDLLDMQRLAAEKYLLQPEEIFLPRYLRDLVAAAQPLAQSKQQNLQLHLEEGIPPLEADPTALGRILRELLHNAIKYTAPEGSIHLRVAQEGEGILFVCSNSSEIPEAELPRIFEKFYRIPQSDRWKHGGTGLGLSLVKQLVEHMGGRISVSSLEGWTHFRVWLPSAPPAATAKSLEPAGAA; encoded by the coding sequence ATGCTATTTTCCTCGATTGCTTCCCGGATGCGCTTGCCCTCCCTGGCTTCTCGGTCGATCCCTTTGCAGGTGGCGCTGCTGTTGCCGCTGCTGTTGGCGGTGGCCGGGGGGGCGGGCGGGGTGAGCTACCTCTCCTGGCGAGCCGGGCGGCAGATGGCGCTGCAGTTGGCCGAGCACCTGAAGCGTGAGGTTAACCACCGAGCCGAGGAGAACCTACACCGGTATCTGCAGGCCCCCCTGCAGGTCAATGCCCTCACTGAGGGAGCGGTGCGCTGGGGGCTGTTGCCCAATCTGGCCGCTCCTCAGCCTCCCGATCTGGAAGTCTTGGAAGCGTATTTTGCCCGCCAGTTGCAGCAGTTTCCCGAGCTGAGCTATGTCGGCTTTGTCTCTGAGCAGGGGGGGTTTATCACGGCCCGCCGCCACGCCGATGGCTCGATCTGGACTTACCACACGCCGGGCCTGAAGCCGGGATCCGTCCAAGGCCGCCAACGGGATCCGGAAAGCGGGGATCCCACCGGCTTGACGCGGCAATTGGGCTTTGTGGATCTGCGGCGGCTGTCTTGGTTTCCCGCAGTCCTGCAACAGGAAGGGGCCCGCCGTACCTGGGTGGTGAGCAACTTTTTTGTCGAGTCTCCCCATCAAAGGCCGGAGCGGCTGGTCCTGAGGGCGCTGCCCTTGGCGGATGGGGAGGGCGGGGTTTACGGCAGCCTGGTGGCTGCTCTCTCGGCTCAGCAACTGCAGGCTTTTCTGGAAGATCTGCAGGTCAGCTTGGGGTATCCGGGGGTGAGCTGGTTGCTGGATGAAGAGGGCCAGGTGGTGGCCGGCACGGAGGAGCTCTCCCCCCACCCGCTGCTGCTGGCTGTGCAAGCGCAGGTGGGATCCTGGGAGACGGCGGCCTCGCAAGATCTGCTGCGCCTTAGGGTGGACAGGATCCGTTATCTGGCACAGGTGACGGCCATTCAGGATGAAGGGGGGCTGAGTTTCTATTTCGTACAGGGGATCCCGGAGGAGATCCTTCTCGCCCCTGTCTATCGCAGCACTCAGCAGGCGGCCCTCTTGGGCGGGGGGCTGCTGCTGGGCTTTCTGGGAGCTGGGATCCTCCTCAGTGAAGCCCTCTCTCGCCCGCTGCGCCGCCTGACCCAAATAGCGGAGCAATTTGTGCAAACTGGGATCCCGGCCTGGCCCCCTGTGGATCCCGGCCCCATCTGGGAGGTGCAGACCCTGGCCAAGGCTTGGCAACAGGCGGCGGCCAGCCAACAGGCGCTGTTGGATCGCCTCTGGCAACAGCAGCAGCAGTACCGCGCTGTGGTGGAGCAGCAGACGGAGCTGATCTGTCGCTCTTTGCCCGATAGCCGCATTACCTATGTCAACCCTGCCTACCTGCGCTTTTTTGGTTGTTCGGCAGAAGAAACAATAGGCAGGCGCTGGGTGGACTCTCTGCCGCCGCAAGAACGGGAGGCGGTGCTGCAGTCTCTTGCGGCTCTTACGCCTGAACGTCCTTTCTACCGCAGCGAGCGGGAGTACCCCGGCGAAAGTGGCCAGTCCCGCTGGGTGAGCTGGGTGGATCAGGGCATTTTCGACAGCCAAGGCCAATTGGTGGAGATCCTGGCGGTGGGGCGGGAGATCACCGAGCAAAAGCGGGCCCAACAGCAGCTAGAAGCCCTCAACCGCGAGCTGGAAGCGCAAGTGGCGCTGCGCACCGCTAAGCTGCAGCAGGCTTTGTGCTTTGAGGCGGTGCTGCGCTCCCTCAGCGGCCAGATGGTGGCCAGCCTCAACGAGGGGGAGATCCTGGAAGAGGTGGTCAAGAGCCTGGCCGAAGCCCTCCACCTAAGCGGCTGCCACATTCTCTTGACCGGCGCCGGGGGGTCAGGCTGGATCCCGGCTTGCTCGTTTCCGGAGGAGGCGGATCCCGTCTATCTCAACGACCCTGAGCTGGTGCACCTGCTGCACTCCCATGCTTTTCTCGAGCAGCCCTGGGAAGTCCACCGCTGTTGTCAAAAGGAAAAAGGCGGGCACTGGGTGCAGCTTTTGGCCTGCTCCCTTTGGGACAAGCAAGAGCGGCTGGGGGTGTTGCTGGTGGAGCGACAGCAGGAGTTTTCGGAAGCCGAAAGGCAACTGGCCTACCAGGTGGCCAACTTGTGTGCTCTGGCCCTGCGGCAGGCCCGTCTGTATGAGGCGGCCCAGGCCCAGGTGAAGGAATTGGAGCGGCTCAACCTGCTCAAGGACGATTTTTTGAGCACCGTCTCCCACGAGCTGCGCACCCCCATGGCCAATGTGCGCATGGCCCTGCAAATGTTGCAAATAGCCCACAATAACTCCGAGAAACAGCAGCACTATTTCGCCATTGCCCTCAAGGAGTGTAACCGACAAATTGAGCTGATCAACGACCTGCTGGACATGCAGCGGCTGGCAGCCGAGAAGTATCTGCTCCAGCCGGAAGAGATCTTCCTGCCGCGCTATTTGCGGGATCTGGTGGCGGCAGCTCAGCCCCTGGCACAGAGCAAACAGCAAAACCTGCAACTGCACCTGGAAGAGGGGATCCCACCCCTTGAGGCGGATCCCACGGCTCTGGGCCGCATTTTGCGCGAGCTGCTGCACAATGCCATCAAGTACACCGCCCCCGAGGGATCCATCCACCTGCGGGTGGCCCAGGAAGGAGAAGGGATCCTCTTCGTCTGCAGCAACAGCAGCGAGATCCCAGAGGCGGAGCTGCCCCGCATCTTTGAGAAGTTCTACCGCATCCCGCAGTCGGATCGCTGGAAGCACGGCGGCACCGGCCTGGGGCTGTCCCTGGTCAAGCAACTGGTGGAGCACATGGGGGGCCGGATCTCCGTCAGCAGCCTGGAAGGATGGACCCATTTCCGCGTTTGGCTCCCTTCTGCCCCGCCGGCAGCAACTGCAAAAAGCCTTGAACCTGCGGGCGCCGCCTAG
- a CDS encoding ABC transporter permease, translating to MSLLARSLDYAQSNSDLLLQAFLQHLQLVAVPLGIALLVGLPLGFGSSRSQVVSLVVINAFSSLRVIPSLAILFLAIPYFGLGFRSAAIALTILALPPILISTDVAFRSLDPALREAALGMGMTPAQVLRYVEIPLALPVILAGVKTATIEVVASATLAAFIGAGGLGSFITLGFALYDTAILLVGAIPVALLAMGAEVVLGAVQRALEPPQA from the coding sequence ATGAGCCTCCTGGCCCGCTCCTTGGACTATGCTCAAAGCAACAGCGACCTGCTACTTCAAGCTTTCCTCCAACACCTGCAACTGGTGGCGGTGCCGCTGGGGATCGCGTTGCTGGTGGGTCTGCCGCTGGGTTTTGGCAGCTCCCGCTCGCAGGTGGTTTCTCTGGTGGTGATCAATGCTTTTAGCAGCTTGCGGGTGATCCCCAGCTTGGCGATTTTGTTTTTGGCCATTCCCTACTTTGGCCTTGGCTTCCGCTCGGCGGCCATTGCCCTGACGATCTTGGCCTTGCCCCCCATTTTAATCAGCACCGACGTGGCCTTCCGCAGCCTGGATCCGGCCCTACGCGAAGCCGCCTTGGGCATGGGCATGACCCCTGCCCAGGTGCTGCGCTATGTGGAGATCCCTTTGGCGTTGCCGGTAATCTTGGCCGGCGTTAAAACCGCTACTATTGAGGTGGTTGCCAGCGCCACGTTGGCGGCCTTTATCGGGGCGGGCGGGCTGGGCAGCTTTATCACGCTGGGGTTTGCCCTCTACGACACCGCCATCCTGCTGGTGGGGGCGATCCCGGTGGCGCTGTTGGCCATGGGTGCCGAAGTTGTCCTCGGCGCTGTGCAGCGAGCGCTAGAACCTCCTCAAGCCTAG
- a CDS encoding IS607 family transposase, with amino-acid sequence MARYVKPREAADYFGVCLHTLRRWEQKGWIKAIRTPSGRARRYDLDSYIGLRPADANRTPKKAKRVVLYARVSSRGQKPDLERQIARLVNLYPGAEVVGEIGGGLNFKRPKFLALLERVRAGDIGTIVVAHRDRLCRFGFEFVEWYCRQYGCEILVLDDDHLSPQQELVEDILTILHCFSSRLYGLRKYRAAIEKDTDLSGASAG; translated from the coding sequence ATGGCTAGGTATGTAAAACCGAGAGAAGCGGCGGATTATTTTGGGGTGTGTCTCCACACCTTGAGGCGATGGGAACAGAAAGGCTGGATCAAAGCAATACGTACTCCATCTGGTAGGGCAAGAAGGTATGACCTCGACAGCTACATTGGCCTCCGGCCCGCTGACGCGAACAGAACGCCAAAGAAAGCCAAACGAGTCGTTTTGTACGCCCGAGTCAGCAGTCGAGGGCAGAAACCAGACTTGGAGAGACAGATTGCAAGACTGGTTAACCTCTATCCTGGAGCCGAAGTGGTCGGAGAGATTGGCGGCGGTCTCAACTTCAAAAGACCAAAGTTCCTTGCCTTATTGGAACGAGTTCGTGCAGGAGATATCGGAACAATTGTGGTCGCTCACCGGGATCGACTCTGCCGGTTTGGATTTGAGTTCGTTGAGTGGTACTGCCGTCAATACGGATGCGAAATCTTGGTTCTCGATGACGATCACCTCTCTCCCCAGCAGGAACTGGTTGAGGATATCCTCACCATCCTGCACTGCTTCAGCAGTCGGCTCTACGGACTCAGGAAATATCGGGCTGCAATCGAGAAAGATACGGATTTATCCGGAGCCAGCGCTGGCTAA